Proteins from a genomic interval of Planktothrix sp. FACHB-1365:
- a CDS encoding 1-acyl-sn-glycerol-3-phosphate acyltransferase, with amino-acid sequence MLILDSHQSSARMSIPTKETPTNSDVSPWLASLVYPLGRYFVLPFYFKSLEVIGQEHLPKQGPVILAPTHRSRWDALIVPFATGRHVTGRDLRFMVTVDEMKGLQGWFIRHLGGFAVNQKHPTIATLRYGVELLHQGEMLVIFPEGNIFQDHQVHPLKPGLARLALQAETSYHNLGIKIVPMSLQYDPIIPHQGARVQVRIGSPLSVLDYAQGSIKKNAQSLMQDLEFALHQIDQ; translated from the coding sequence ATGCTCATCCTTGACTCTCATCAATCTTCTGCAAGAATGTCCATCCCGACAAAGGAAACACCCACTAATTCTGATGTTTCCCCCTGGTTAGCTTCCCTGGTTTACCCCTTGGGACGATATTTTGTTTTACCGTTCTATTTCAAATCCCTGGAAGTCATTGGCCAAGAACATCTTCCCAAACAAGGCCCTGTTATTTTAGCACCGACCCATCGTTCTCGTTGGGATGCCCTGATCGTTCCCTTTGCGACGGGTCGCCATGTCACCGGACGAGATTTACGATTTATGGTGACAGTGGATGAAATGAAAGGACTCCAAGGCTGGTTTATTCGTCATTTAGGGGGGTTTGCGGTGAATCAAAAACACCCGACTATTGCCACCCTCCGTTATGGGGTAGAATTACTTCACCAAGGAGAAATGTTAGTCATTTTTCCAGAAGGTAATATTTTTCAGGATCATCAAGTTCACCCGCTCAAACCGGGACTCGCTCGTTTAGCACTACAAGCGGAAACTAGCTATCACAATTTAGGGATTAAAATTGTACCGATGTCCTTACAGTATGATCCGATTATCCCCCATCAAGGTGCTCGTGTTCAAGTTAGGATTGGTTCGCCCTTATCGGTTCTTGATTATGCTCAAGGTTCGATTAAGAAAAATGCTCAATCTCTGATGCAAGATTTAGAATTTGCTCTCCATCAAATTGATCAGTAA
- the tadA gene encoding tRNA adenosine(34) deaminase TadA: MIFPQINNYSIHQYWMNQALELAQQAGEAGEVPVGAIIIDQNNQLIAQAQNRKERDYDPTAHAEILVLREAGKILKNWHLNTCTLYVTLEPCPMCTGAILQARLGLLVYGADDPKTGTIRTVANLPDSACSFHRLSVLGGILESSCRQQLQAWFAQKRH, translated from the coding sequence ATGATCTTCCCCCAAATTAACAATTATTCCATCCATCAATATTGGATGAATCAAGCCTTAGAATTAGCGCAACAAGCGGGAGAAGCGGGAGAAGTGCCCGTTGGAGCTATTATTATTGATCAGAATAATCAATTAATTGCCCAAGCTCAAAACCGCAAAGAACGAGACTATGATCCGACGGCTCATGCAGAAATATTAGTGCTACGGGAAGCAGGTAAAATCTTAAAAAATTGGCATCTCAATACTTGTACCCTCTACGTTACTTTAGAACCCTGTCCGATGTGTACCGGAGCAATTTTACAAGCTCGTTTAGGGTTATTAGTTTATGGTGCAGACGATCCTAAAACGGGTACTATTCGCACCGTTGCGAACCTTCCTGATAGTGCTTGTTCGTTTCATCGGTTATCGGTTTTAGGAGGAATATTAGAATCTTCCTGTCGTCAACAGTTACAAGCTTGGTTTGCTCAAAAACGCCATTGA
- the purL gene encoding phosphoribosylformylglycinamidine synthase subunit PurL yields the protein MSTEINCPFSAEEIASEGIKPEEYEEIVRRLERHPNKAELGMFGVMWSEHCCYKNSRPLLKQFPTTGERILVGPGENAGVVDFGDGLHIAFKIESHNHPSAIEPFQGAATGVGGILRDIFTMGARPIAALNSLRFGSLEDSRTRQIFKGVVSGISHYGNCLIASERFVWRDNQGIYFDTIGNFVESRLLPNETTTELNQALGIATLSIDPKTQQSCWQPVTRVFKRQTQTLITFRTALGRTLTVTPDHLTLLLEDGQWCVREAKLLKEGDLIPLLINLPLPDFQAVEEIPTLDLLETLNNSHQGRHNVYVQLPETWQPTETIRAELCRLEPSATNRYQYIHKRYLPLPYFLQLETLLNVQRLDILLFRRSGKANYMKAVIKPDETFARFLGYYLSEGCVSANGNTYKIILTFALHEQEYVDDVVQGFKDLGLRPCIEKRQSTIAVYATSWLLGYVLKEVWQCGQGAANKAFPSFVFTWPKHLQREALKGLMRGDGSFTTKTNGSHAKIAFGSTSQKLFEQALALIQSQGAVPSIHYRPSATGEIEGRPYQSLPFWELEVSNISGLTSLTQIFSQDRDEQLVEALNRYQGNRYSFPRFEVSNELAFVKVRSVETHNVELCNVYDVEVENTHLFVTTSGIVTHNCFGVPTVGGEVYFDPAYNGNPLVNAMAIGLMETPEIVKSGASGIGNPVLYVGSTTGRDGMGGASFASAELSEESIQDRPAVQVGDPFLEKSLVEACLEAFKTGAVVAAQDMGAAGITCSTSEMAAKGGVGIELDLDLIPVRETGMVPYEYLLSESQERMLFVAQKGREQELIEIFHRWGLQAVVAGTVIAEPIVRILFKGGIAAEIPADALAENTPLYPREILSEPPEYAQKAWQWTPESLPQSTISGLEINGEFQSWNQVLLTLLDTPSIASKRWVYRQYDHQVQNNTVLVPGGGDAAVIRLRPLEPIPNFQGSVNKGLAATVDCNSRYVYLDPYEGAKATVAEAARNLSCVGAEPVAVTDNLNFGSPEKPIGYWQLAEACRGISDGCKAFNTPVTGGNVSLYNETLDAEGNPESIYPTPVVGMVGLIADLTKICGQAWQNSGDLIYLLGDDKTLPTLGASEYLAVVHHTIAGKPPRVDFELEQKVQAACREGIRQGWIQSAHDCAEGGLAVALAECCMSSQKGAMVKLSLSSTASVRWDNILFAEGGGRILVSVNPENQSVWETYLQQQLGVENDIWQNLGSVGSVSESLQILTADDQSLIEVNVAEMQVSYENAIERRL from the coding sequence ATGTCTACCGAAATTAATTGTCCCTTTTCTGCTGAAGAAATCGCCTCTGAAGGCATTAAACCCGAAGAATATGAAGAAATAGTCCGACGCTTAGAACGACACCCCAATAAAGCAGAATTGGGGATGTTTGGCGTGATGTGGAGTGAACACTGTTGTTATAAAAATTCCCGTCCCCTCCTCAAACAATTTCCCACCACTGGAGAACGAATTTTAGTTGGCCCCGGAGAAAATGCCGGAGTGGTAGACTTTGGGGATGGACTACATATAGCCTTTAAAATCGAATCCCATAATCACCCTTCAGCTATTGAACCCTTCCAAGGCGCTGCAACAGGAGTGGGGGGAATATTAAGAGATATCTTTACAATGGGGGCGCGTCCTATTGCTGCATTAAATTCTTTACGGTTTGGTTCTTTAGAAGATTCCCGAACTCGACAAATCTTTAAAGGGGTTGTTTCTGGTATTTCTCATTATGGGAATTGTTTAATTGCCAGTGAAAGGTTCGTGTGGCGGGATAATCAGGGGATTTATTTTGACACCATTGGTAATTTTGTTGAATCTCGTCTTCTCCCTAACGAAACGACAACTGAACTTAATCAAGCTCTTGGTATTGCAACACTGTCCATTGACCCAAAAACTCAACAAAGCTGTTGGCAACCTGTTACCAGGGTGTTTAAGCGACAAACTCAAACTCTGATTACCTTCCGCACGGCATTAGGACGGACTTTAACGGTGACTCCTGATCATTTAACTTTACTATTAGAAGATGGGCAATGGTGTGTGCGAGAAGCTAAGTTGCTAAAAGAAGGGGATTTAATTCCCTTACTGATTAATTTACCTTTACCCGATTTTCAAGCTGTTGAGGAGATTCCTACCCTAGATTTATTAGAAACCTTAAATAACTCTCATCAAGGGCGACACAATGTTTATGTTCAACTGCCTGAAACGTGGCAACCAACAGAAACCATTCGGGCTGAATTATGCCGATTAGAACCCTCGGCTACTAACCGTTATCAATATATTCATAAACGTTATTTGCCTTTACCCTATTTCCTACAATTAGAAACGCTTCTGAATGTGCAACGATTGGATATTTTGCTATTCCGTAGAAGTGGTAAAGCTAACTACATGAAAGCCGTAATAAAACCTGATGAAACCTTTGCTCGTTTCCTCGGCTATTATCTTTCAGAAGGGTGTGTTTCTGCTAACGGTAATACTTACAAAATTATCCTGACATTTGCTTTACATGAACAAGAATATGTTGATGATGTTGTACAGGGATTCAAAGATTTAGGACTACGCCCCTGTATTGAAAAACGACAATCAACAATTGCTGTTTATGCGACATCTTGGCTTTTAGGATATGTCTTAAAAGAGGTTTGGCAATGTGGACAAGGTGCAGCAAATAAAGCTTTTCCTAGTTTTGTTTTTACATGGCCCAAACATTTACAAAGAGAAGCCTTAAAAGGATTAATGCGAGGGGATGGTTCCTTTACGACCAAAACAAACGGCAGTCATGCTAAAATTGCCTTTGGTTCGACTAGCCAAAAATTATTTGAACAAGCTTTAGCATTAATTCAAAGCCAAGGTGCAGTCCCTTCTATTCATTATCGCCCTTCTGCTACTGGAGAAATTGAAGGTCGCCCTTATCAAAGTTTACCATTTTGGGAATTAGAAGTGAGTAATATTTCAGGACTCACTTCTTTGACTCAAATTTTTTCTCAAGATCGAGATGAACAACTGGTTGAGGCTTTAAATCGTTATCAGGGAAATCGATATTCTTTCCCTCGTTTTGAAGTTTCTAATGAGTTAGCTTTTGTTAAAGTTAGAAGTGTGGAAACTCACAATGTTGAATTGTGTAATGTCTACGATGTTGAAGTAGAGAATACTCACTTATTTGTGACAACATCTGGAATTGTAACTCACAATTGTTTCGGGGTTCCCACCGTTGGGGGAGAGGTTTATTTTGATCCGGCTTATAATGGAAATCCCCTAGTTAATGCGATGGCAATTGGGTTAATGGAAACCCCAGAAATTGTTAAATCTGGAGCTTCAGGAATTGGAAATCCCGTTTTATATGTAGGGTCAACAACCGGACGGGATGGCATGGGTGGCGCGAGTTTTGCTAGTGCCGAATTAAGCGAAGAATCGATCCAAGATCGCCCCGCAGTACAAGTGGGAGATCCGTTTTTAGAAAAGTCTTTAGTTGAAGCGTGTTTAGAAGCGTTTAAAACCGGGGCGGTGGTAGCAGCCCAAGATATGGGAGCCGCAGGAATTACCTGTTCAACGTCAGAAATGGCGGCAAAAGGTGGAGTCGGAATTGAACTGGATTTAGACTTAATTCCGGTACGAGAAACGGGGATGGTTCCCTATGAATATCTGTTATCGGAATCTCAAGAACGAATGTTATTTGTGGCTCAAAAAGGACGAGAACAAGAGTTAATTGAGATTTTCCATCGATGGGGATTGCAAGCGGTTGTTGCAGGAACAGTCATTGCAGAACCCATCGTTAGAATTTTATTTAAAGGGGGAATTGCGGCGGAAATTCCAGCCGATGCTTTAGCAGAAAATACACCTTTATATCCGCGAGAAATATTATCAGAACCCCCAGAATATGCTCAAAAAGCATGGCAGTGGACACCGGAATCTTTACCTCAATCTACAATATCAGGACTGGAAATTAACGGAGAATTTCAATCGTGGAATCAGGTTTTATTAACATTATTAGATACTCCTTCTATTGCTTCTAAACGCTGGGTTTATCGTCAATATGATCATCAAGTTCAGAATAATACGGTTTTAGTTCCTGGGGGCGGAGATGCAGCAGTAATTCGCTTACGCCCCTTAGAACCTATTCCGAATTTTCAAGGGTCAGTTAATAAGGGATTAGCAGCAACGGTAGACTGTAACTCTCGGTATGTCTATCTTGACCCCTACGAAGGAGCGAAAGCAACAGTTGCCGAAGCTGCCCGGAATTTAAGTTGTGTGGGGGCTGAACCTGTGGCGGTGACGGATAACTTAAATTTTGGCAGCCCGGAAAAACCCATCGGATATTGGCAATTAGCCGAAGCTTGTCGGGGAATTTCTGATGGCTGTAAAGCGTTTAATACTCCTGTTACGGGGGGGAATGTGTCGCTTTACAATGAAACCCTTGATGCAGAGGGAAATCCTGAATCTATTTATCCGACCCCAGTGGTGGGAATGGTGGGATTAATTGCGGATTTAACGAAAATTTGTGGCCAAGCTTGGCAAAATTCAGGGGATTTAATCTATCTTTTGGGGGATGACAAAACTTTACCCACGTTAGGAGCATCTGAATATCTGGCTGTAGTTCATCACACCATTGCAGGGAAACCGCCACGAGTGGATTTTGAGTTAGAACAAAAGGTACAAGCGGCTTGTCGGGAAGGCATTCGTCAAGGATGGATTCAATCGGCCCATGATTGTGCAGAAGGAGGGTTAGCGGTGGCCTTAGCTGAATGCTGCATGAGTAGTCAAAAAGGCGCAATGGTTAAGCTGAGTTTAAGTTCTACCGCTTCTGTCCGTTGGGATAATATTCTGTTCGCAGAAGGCGGGGGACGGATTTTGGTTTCTGTTAATCCTGAAAATCAATCCGTTTGGGAAACCTATCTACAACAACAGTTAGGAGTAGAAAACGACATTTGGCAAAACTTAGGTTCTGTGGGGTCGGTGTCTGAATCTTTACAAATTCTCACGGCTGATGATCAGAGCTTAATAGAGGTTAATGTTGCAGAAATGCAGGTTTCCTATGAAAACGCTATTGAACGACGGTTATGA
- the purF gene encoding amidophosphoribosyltransferase — protein sequence MIPNDSLDTHSAQVDDHRPDKPEEACGVFGVYAPGEDVAKLAYFGLYALQHRGQESAGIATFEGDKVHLHKDMGLVSQVFNEVLLNDLVGHIAVGHTRYSTTGSSRVVNAQPAVVSTRLGSLALAHNGNLVNTGELREELTKREFDFLTTTDSEMIALAIASEVNNGKDWLEGALSAFNLCQGAYSLVIGTPKGLMGVRDPNGIRPLVIGTLPTNPKRYVLASETCGLDIIGAEYLRDVEPGELVWISEEGMASFHWSPKPARKLCVFEMIYFARPDSVMCGESLYSYRMEIGRILARESFVDADIVIGVPDSGIPAAIGFSQESGVTFAEGLIKNRYVGRTFIQPTQSMRESGIRMKLNPLRDVLEGKRVIIVDDSIVRGTTSRKIVKALRDAGAKEVHMRISSPPVTHPCFYGIDTDSQEQLIAATKSIEEIRQQIGVDTLAYLSWEGMLKATREDPNTFCSACFTGNYPIDIPEKVKRSKLILEKSVTV from the coding sequence ATGATTCCAAACGATTCCCTTGATACGCACTCTGCCCAGGTTGATGATCACAGACCTGATAAACCAGAAGAAGCCTGTGGCGTTTTTGGGGTTTATGCTCCGGGTGAGGATGTTGCAAAACTGGCTTATTTTGGTCTGTACGCGCTCCAACACCGAGGCCAAGAATCCGCCGGAATTGCCACCTTTGAGGGCGACAAGGTACATCTACATAAAGACATGGGTTTAGTGTCCCAAGTCTTCAACGAAGTGCTATTAAACGACCTCGTTGGCCATATTGCGGTGGGCCATACCCGCTATTCCACCACGGGATCGAGTCGGGTGGTGAATGCTCAACCTGCGGTCGTCTCAACTCGTTTAGGTTCCCTCGCGTTAGCACATAATGGTAATTTAGTCAATACTGGGGAATTGCGTGAGGAATTAACCAAGCGTGAATTTGACTTTCTGACCACGACGGATAGCGAAATGATTGCCTTAGCCATCGCCTCAGAAGTCAATAATGGCAAAGATTGGTTGGAAGGAGCGTTAAGTGCCTTTAACCTCTGCCAAGGAGCTTATAGTTTAGTCATAGGTACTCCAAAAGGATTAATGGGAGTGCGTGACCCCAATGGAATTCGACCTTTAGTGATTGGAACGTTACCGACAAATCCCAAACGGTATGTTTTAGCCTCAGAAACCTGCGGATTAGATATTATTGGGGCAGAATATCTGCGGGATGTGGAACCTGGGGAACTGGTTTGGATCAGCGAAGAAGGAATGGCATCCTTTCACTGGAGTCCGAAACCTGCGCGGAAATTGTGTGTGTTTGAGATGATTTATTTTGCCCGTCCTGATAGTGTCATGTGTGGCGAAAGTCTCTATAGTTATCGCATGGAAATTGGGCGGATTTTAGCCAGAGAATCCTTTGTAGATGCGGATATTGTCATCGGCGTTCCCGACTCTGGAATTCCCGCCGCCATTGGATTTTCCCAAGAGTCCGGCGTTACTTTTGCTGAAGGTTTAATTAAAAATCGTTATGTGGGACGGACGTTTATTCAACCGACCCAAAGTATGCGCGAGTCGGGAATTCGCATGAAGTTAAACCCGTTAAGGGATGTATTAGAAGGTAAACGGGTGATTATTGTGGATGATTCAATTGTCCGAGGAACAACCAGTCGCAAAATTGTTAAGGCGCTACGGGATGCGGGTGCAAAAGAAGTTCACATGAGAATTTCTTCTCCTCCAGTAACCCATCCTTGTTTTTATGGAATTGATACGGATAGTCAGGAACAATTGATTGCGGCGACGAAATCTATTGAGGAAATTCGTCAACAAATTGGGGTAGATACTTTAGCTTATTTGAGTTGGGAAGGAATGTTAAAAGCAACACGGGAAGATCCCAATACCTTCTGTTCGGCTTGTTTTACTGGGAATTATCCGATTGATATTCCTGAAAAAGTAAAACGCTCTAAATTAATATTAGAAAAATCGGTAACGGTTTAA
- a CDS encoding Rieske 2Fe-2S domain-containing protein translates to MTTPEFNFFQQWYPLVLLADLDPKYPKQITLLGMRLVIWKPKDQQQYQVFLDECPHRLAPLSEGRIDEKTGNLMCSYHGWEFNSQGVCTRIPQAENPELVKDKFCVQSFPTREQQEILWVWTDPLSPELAAKTPLALSPQIDAKKGFVWSSFFRELDYDWQTLVENLVDPSHVAFAHHGLQGRRENAQPITFEILQSTIQTLEATISVAGRTIKFHPPCYIEYQIEFPNGKKVGIVAYCIPVLPGKSRLIGFFPQNFNKTLVQIKPRWWEHIMLRNLVMDSDMMLLHQQERLLQQNHPNQTWKTAYKMPTSADRLIIEFRKWFEEYCHGQLPWKQLNIPVPEYSPVNDNRRQVMDIYHQHTQHCSSCRNALKNIQRLQLGLLIYFVLTVSTVALMSDSLRSHWGFPLMAIALLGLGIYGGLKYYLEPKFYFVDYIHADKK, encoded by the coding sequence ATGACAACACCCGAATTTAACTTTTTCCAACAATGGTATCCTCTAGTTCTTCTAGCCGATCTTGACCCCAAATATCCCAAACAAATCACCCTATTGGGAATGCGTTTAGTGATTTGGAAACCCAAAGATCAACAACAATATCAAGTCTTTTTAGATGAATGTCCCCATCGTTTAGCCCCCTTAAGTGAAGGCAGAATTGATGAAAAAACGGGAAATTTAATGTGTAGTTATCACGGTTGGGAATTCAATTCTCAAGGTGTGTGTACCCGAATTCCCCAAGCCGAAAACCCGGAATTAGTGAAAGATAAATTTTGTGTTCAAAGCTTTCCCACCCGTGAACAACAGGAAATTTTATGGGTTTGGACTGATCCATTATCTCCTGAATTAGCTGCAAAAACTCCCTTAGCTTTATCCCCTCAAATTGATGCTAAAAAAGGATTTGTTTGGAGTTCTTTTTTTCGAGAATTAGACTATGATTGGCAAACGTTAGTCGAAAATTTAGTTGATCCCAGTCACGTTGCTTTTGCTCATCATGGGTTACAAGGAAGACGAGAAAATGCTCAACCGATTACGTTTGAAATTCTCCAATCAACAATCCAGACTCTTGAAGCGACAATCTCTGTTGCAGGTCGTACAATTAAATTTCATCCCCCTTGTTATATAGAATATCAAATTGAATTCCCTAACGGTAAAAAAGTAGGAATTGTGGCTTATTGTATTCCTGTTTTACCCGGAAAATCACGATTAATTGGTTTCTTTCCTCAAAACTTTAATAAAACCTTAGTTCAGATTAAACCTCGATGGTGGGAGCATATTATGTTGCGGAATTTAGTCATGGATAGTGATATGATGCTACTGCATCAACAGGAACGCTTGTTACAACAAAATCACCCGAATCAAACCTGGAAAACCGCTTATAAAATGCCAACCAGTGCTGATCGTTTAATTATTGAATTTCGTAAATGGTTTGAGGAATATTGTCACGGACAGTTACCTTGGAAACAGCTTAATATTCCGGTTCCTGAATATTCCCCTGTTAATGATAACCGTCGTCAAGTTATGGATATCTATCACCAACATACCCAACATTGTAGTAGCTGTCGAAATGCTTTAAAAAATATTCAACGGTTACAATTAGGGTTATTAATTTACTTCGTATTAACGGTTTCTACTGTAGCCTTAATGTCAGATTCTCTTCGGTCACACTGGGGATTTCCCTTAATGGCGATCGCCCTTTTAGGATTAGGAATATATGGAGGATTAAAATATTATTTAGAGCCTAAATTTTATTTCGTGGATTATATTCACGCAGACAAAAAGTAG
- the hemW gene encoding radical SAM family heme chaperone HemW yields MNANPLVNKIQPPVSFQDLEPPKSAYLHIPFCRRRCFYCDFAVAVVGDRKHGDNSTMIQDYVDILCQEIDQESVIVPASNLNTIFLGGGTPSLLSVHQLQRILNTVDQKLGIAKNAEISMEVDPGTFDREKLQGFVNLGINRVSLGVQAFQDKLLQLAGRSHTVEEVFTAINIIEKVGIQNWSLDLISGLPEQTLKDWELSLKKLLQINPNHVSIYDLIVEDKTPFSRYYTPGEFPLPSEEATTQMYRLAQQLLTQAGYEHYEISNYAKPGFQCQHNLVYWKKQSYYGFGMGAASYLQGYRLTRPRKRLEYYAWVKGDHSDDMSEFVNTTQEQLLETLMLGLRLSEGINLEALSQQFGTDTLHNIITLLMPFYQEGLVQFLDINQNLIQPNFNQGLIRLTDPDGFLVSNQILSTVFAGLSEL; encoded by the coding sequence ATGAATGCTAATCCTCTTGTTAACAAAATTCAGCCTCCGGTATCATTTCAAGATTTAGAACCGCCCAAATCTGCCTATTTACATATTCCTTTTTGTCGTCGCCGTTGTTTTTACTGTGATTTTGCTGTTGCGGTTGTGGGCGATCGCAAACACGGGGATAATTCTACAATGATTCAAGATTATGTCGATATTTTATGTCAAGAAATTGATCAAGAATCTGTAATTGTTCCAGCTTCTAACTTAAATACAATTTTTTTGGGAGGGGGAACTCCTTCGTTATTATCTGTTCATCAGCTTCAGAGGATTTTAAACACCGTTGATCAAAAATTGGGTATTGCTAAAAATGCAGAAATTTCCATGGAAGTTGACCCCGGAACCTTTGATCGAGAAAAATTACAGGGTTTTGTGAATCTAGGAATCAATCGGGTGAGTTTAGGGGTTCAAGCCTTTCAAGATAAATTATTACAATTAGCAGGGCGATCGCATACCGTTGAGGAAGTTTTTACCGCGATTAATATTATTGAAAAAGTAGGAATTCAAAACTGGAGTTTAGATTTAATTTCTGGTTTACCTGAACAAACCCTCAAAGATTGGGAATTGTCTCTAAAAAAACTATTACAAATTAACCCTAATCATGTTTCGATTTATGATTTAATTGTCGAAGATAAAACGCCTTTTTCCCGCTATTATACTCCGGGTGAATTTCCTTTACCTTCTGAAGAAGCTACAACTCAAATGTATCGTTTAGCTCAACAATTATTAACACAAGCAGGATACGAACATTATGAAATTTCAAACTATGCCAAACCGGGTTTTCAATGTCAGCATAATTTAGTGTATTGGAAAAAACAATCCTATTATGGGTTTGGCATGGGTGCGGCGAGTTATCTTCAAGGTTATCGTTTAACAAGACCTCGAAAACGCCTAGAATATTATGCTTGGGTGAAAGGGGATCATTCTGATGATATGAGTGAATTTGTGAATACAACTCAAGAACAATTATTAGAAACCTTAATGTTAGGATTACGGTTATCAGAAGGCATTAATTTAGAAGCATTATCCCAACAATTCGGAACAGATACACTACACAATATTATAACACTATTAATGCCTTTTTATCAAGAAGGTTTAGTTCAATTTTTAGATATTAATCAGAATTTAATTCAACCTAACTTTAATCAAGGCTTAATCCGATTAACTGACCCCGATGGTTTCTTAGTATCCAATCAAATTCTATCAACAGTATTCGCCGGATTAAGCGAACTGTAG
- a CDS encoding PIN/TRAM domain-containing protein, producing MLDAIIIILFIIAGAGTGFYGIELLPKPVLDQVTNIEGLRSVTGAFTALIGGVMGLVVQTTYRRLEEQIRQMPLDVLITRAIGLVIGLLVANLMLAPLFLLPIPREVGFIKPLLAVLCSVMFGFTGVNLADTHGRAFFRIINPNSLESMLLAEGTLKPAYTKVIDTSCIIDGRIESLLETGFIEGQILVPQFILQELQLVADASNDQKRIRGRRGLDILNRLREDYPDQISIHPADYEEPQTVDAKLVRFAQEINGTLLTNDYNLSKVATVQQVPVLNINDLAQAIRPSYLPGDIIELKIRKEGKEPSQGIGYLDDGTMVVVEDGSEYVGDQVRVIVTSSLQTSAGRMIFARPEHSVLA from the coding sequence ATGCTAGATGCAATCATTATTATTTTATTCATAATAGCTGGTGCTGGAACGGGCTTCTACGGCATTGAATTGCTTCCGAAACCTGTACTCGATCAAGTCACCAATATCGAAGGACTGCGATCCGTTACAGGTGCATTTACCGCCTTAATCGGAGGCGTGATGGGTTTAGTGGTGCAAACCACCTATCGCCGTTTAGAAGAACAAATTCGTCAGATGCCACTGGATGTTTTAATCACCCGTGCGATTGGTTTAGTGATTGGATTATTAGTGGCTAATTTAATGTTAGCGCCTTTATTTTTACTGCCTATTCCCCGTGAAGTTGGGTTTATTAAACCCTTGTTAGCGGTGTTATGCAGTGTCATGTTTGGATTTACTGGGGTTAATTTAGCGGATACTCACGGACGAGCATTTTTCAGAATTATTAATCCCAATAGTTTAGAATCAATGTTGTTGGCAGAAGGAACCCTAAAACCTGCCTATACAAAAGTCATTGATACAAGCTGTATTATTGATGGCCGGATTGAAAGTTTGTTAGAAACGGGTTTCATTGAAGGGCAAATTTTAGTTCCTCAGTTTATTTTACAGGAATTACAATTAGTAGCCGATGCTTCTAATGATCAAAAACGAATCAGGGGACGGCGAGGATTAGATATTCTCAACCGTCTGCGGGAAGACTATCCTGATCAAATTTCCATTCATCCGGCTGATTATGAAGAACCTCAAACAGTGGATGCAAAATTAGTGAGATTTGCTCAAGAAATTAACGGCACGCTGTTAACGAATGATTACAATTTATCCAAAGTCGCAACGGTACAGCAAGTTCCAGTTCTGAATATTAATGATTTAGCTCAAGCCATTCGTCCCTCCTATTTACCAGGGGATATTATTGAGTTAAAAATTAGAAAAGAAGGAAAAGAACCTTCTCAAGGAATTGGCTATTTAGATGATGGCACAATGGTTGTCGTGGAAGATGGAAGTGAATATGTCGGAGATCAGGTGCGCGTTATTGTGACCAGTTCTCTACAAACTTCCGCAGGTCGAATGATTTTTGCTCGTCCAGAACATTCGGTTTTAGCTTAA